Below is a genomic region from Deltaproteobacteria bacterium CG11_big_fil_rev_8_21_14_0_20_42_23.
CTCGGATGCAGAAAAGAAGCTAAATAAACTTTTTTCCCATTTCCAGTCTCTTGGTAGGCCCCTCCAAGGTTTTTACCAAAAGAAAAAGCAACCAATATTGAACCAATCAAATTAAAGAAGGGACCTCCGTAATCAAACAAAAGACGTACTAAAGCATATAATTTCATTACTGATCTCCCATCTTCATTTTCAATATCCACTACAGGTACACGAAGGGCTTAAAGTACCATCGCAACATATTATCCTGTCACTGCTATCATCACAGCCACATACGCCTTGATGCCAAGAGCAACAACCACTGCGAGCAAAAAGCATTTTACTGCTCTGATCTTTACATATTTGTGAATCAACAACATTCTTTTGAATAATATTATTCAAGCGTTCTTTTATCTGCTCGCCTTCAATAACATTTTCTCTCTGCAAATTTAATCCAGAGATAGCCGAACGCGAGGAAAGAAAAACTGCACAGATCAAAACCAAGAACAAGGCAAATTGCTTCATATATGCTCCTTTTTGATGAGAGGTATCCCGGAAGTAGAACAATGAAAAGCATATTACGTTCATTTTTTTGAACAATATTTAAGGCGAACGAAGGGCAATGTTTAGAGAGAAAATTTTCGCATCAAAAAATGCATCGATACCCAAAAATCCTGCAACTTTCCTGCAACCACCAATCAAAAACAGTCGAAAATTGTCAGTTATCTTCAGAGATGAGCATTGGAAGTGGTTAATAAATAAAGACTTATTTTTTTGACATTTAACTCATTTTGCTTTAGCACCCTACGGATCAGAAGGCCGCAGGTTCGATCCCTGCCGGGCGCGCAAATGAAAAAGCAGAGTCCTTTTGGGCTCTGCTTTTTTTGTGTGTTTTTTTAGTGGTGTGGGACACTCTTGGGACACAATTCGTTTAATCAGCCCATCTATCTTCACCCCCTGTAAAAGTGAAAAGTCAAAACTTGCCCTCTTTGAAGATAGTTTTTCACAAACGTCCTTGGGCGGTTATTCATTTTGCAAAACACCCTCCAAAGTGGTAGGAAAGCCATTCATCGGAAAAGGGAAGCCCTCAAAAAACTAACACTGCCTCCCTGTTATTAAAAATTTTTTATGCCAACAATTACATTAGATGAAATCTTAAAGAATTTTATTTTACTATGGGTTGTTATTGACCCTATCGGTACGATACCTGTTTTTATTGAGTTCACAAAAAAACATGCTGATCAAGACACTGTGAAAATCGCTTTTCAAGCCTGCAGTTATGCGTTGATGATTTTGTCTTTCTTTCTGATTGCAGGACAATTCATTTTCGAATCAATGGCCATTCCTCTTGCTGCCTTTCAGACGGCAGGTGGAATAATTTTGTTCATTTTCGCACTCAGTATGATTTTTGGTGAGGGGAAACCAGGGCGTGAAGTTTCTCTTATGAAATCAGGACGAGAAACTGCTTTGTACCCAATTGCAATGCCATCGCTAGCATCGCCTGGCGCCATCGTCGCAGTTATGCTTCTTACCGATAACCACCGTTTTTCTGCCCTTCATCAAAGTGTCACGCTTGGAATTGTTGCTTTAGTTCTTCTCCTAACATTTCTTCTTATTTTAGTTAAGTACATTTATCGTATCATTGGAGATTCGGGCGCCAGTGTATTGAGTCGTATTATGGGATTAATCTTAGCAGCAATAGCCGTTAATTTTGTGCTCGAAGGAGTAAAGAGCTATTTCTTTATTTAAACCATAAAACGTTTCGATAAACTCACAATATGGCGCGCAAAATTTAGAATATGAAGTTTTTTACACCAGTATTGAGCACCACCTTACTCAGAGTCTCAATTGTTATCGTTCGGACGGCGCAAGGAAGCCTTGGTACTTAAGACATGTTTAACAGCACCTTCCTCATCTTCATCAAAAATCTCTCCGATGATCTCCTCAATAATATCCTCTAATGTGACAATACCAAGCACCTCGTTTTTTTCTTGCACAATGACCATTTGAGTTTTTCCATCTTGGATCATCCTCAAAACTTTCAATAGTGACTCCTTGGGTTTGACCACCAGCACAGGCCTTAATAATTCCCGCCAATCAGCCCTGCCAGAGGCTTGTAAAGCCATGAATTCCTTTGAATGGAGAATACCTTTGACCTCCCCATTTTTGAAAACCGGAAAACGTGTATAAGCTGATTCGATGAAAAGCAGACGAATTTGTTCCGTCGAGTCATTTATGGAAGCTGACACCACATTTTTTAGGGGAGAATAGATGTCACGAATTCTCTTGTTCTCGATATTGACCAAATTAAAAACGTACTGCCTGTGCAGTGGACTTAGATAATCGATATCCAGCACATTTTCGGCGCTTTCAGAAGTTTCTGTCTTCGACCGAGGAGCTATGACGCACAGAAGCTTTTTCGTGGACCATTCCAGGATGTTCACCGCCGGCATAAAAATCTTATCCGCCAACACCAGCCATTTGGCTGAAGCGAGAGCCACGCGAAGAGGGTTTCGTAAGGCCAAGGTCTTGGGTACCAGTTCCCCAGCAACAACACTTAAATAGGTGAAGGGAACAACAAGCAACGCAATACCCACCACTTCCGCAATTCTTTCGCTTAATCCAAGCTCATTTTCCAGATAAGGACTTACAGCCTCTTCCATCCCCACTCCGCCGGTGGCTGCAGCTACGGCTCCAAATAAAGTAATCCCAATTTGTAGCACAGATAGTGTTCTCTCGGGCTTATCACGGAGCTCTAAAAGTCTCCGAGCATTGGCGTTTCCTGTACGGGAAAGTTCTTTGAGATGCCTCTTGCCAACAGCAACAAATGCCATTTCAGCTAAGGCTAAAAAACCGTTGGCAACAATACACAGCAACATTGCTATAAGTTCACTCATAGATTAATCTCAATTTCCTTATGACTGATATCTCACCACTAGCTTGGCTTTTCTTCAATCTCTTTATTTTCATCATGCTCATTTTGGATTTGAAGGTTTTTCATCGAAAACCACATGAGATTCGCATGAAAGAAGCTTTGGGCTGGAGTGTGTTTTGGGTGGCTTTAGCTTTATTGTTTAATTTGGCCATTTATTTCTGGAAAGGCCCTCAGCTTGGGTTGGAATTTTTAACCGGCTACTTGATTGAAAAATCGCTTTCGGTCGATAATATTTTTGTCTTCGTTTTAATTTTTTCATATTTTCAGATTCCAGCTCTCTATCAACACAAAGTGCTCTTTTGGGGAATTGTAGGAGCTCTTGTGTTCCGAGCACTTTTCATTTTTACCGGTCTCGTGCTGATCGAAAAATTCCATTGGGTCATTTATATCTTTGGTTTTTTTCTGATCGCCTCGGGAATTAAACTGGCTCTTGAAAAAAATAAAGAGATTCATCCTGATAAAAACCCTGTTTTAAAACTGTTTCGAAAACTCATCCCCGTTTCGAAGACACACCACGGTGGACTGTTTTTTATTCGAGAAAATGCTAAGTGGTTGGCTACTCCTTTATTTATTGTTCTGTTGGTCATTGAAACAACTGATATTATTTTTGCGCTTGATTCTATTCCGGCTATTTTGGCGGTTACTAAAGATCCATTTATCGTTTATAGTTCCAATGCCTTTGCCATTCTTGGGCTAAGAGCTCTTTACTTCGCACTAGGTGGGTTAATGAAGCTTTTTTACTATTTACATTATGGCTTAGCTGCGATCTTAATTTTTGTTGGTGGAAAAATGTTACTTGCCGATTTCATAAAAATTCCAATTGGCATTGCTTTAGGAATTATCGCTAGCATTCTTGTTTTATCAATTCTGCTTTCTCTCACTAAAAAACCTCCTCATCAGATCTGACCCAAATTTCGAAATAATTTCAATCTCTTTCAAGGAGGGAACCGTCCCCACTTATTTCTTCTACAGGTGGACAAACTGCACATCAATCTGATAGGCCCATAATCGTAAACAGTTGGATAATGAAAACCTTTACGCTTAGGGAGGAAATGATGATGAAGATAACTAAAGGAAAATATGTGGACGGGTTTGTGCTTTCTGTCCCGAAGAAAAATACTGCCCAGTACAAAAAAATGGCGCGAGAAGCGAAAGAAGTGTGGATGAAATTTGGTGCGCTCGATTACAAAGAATGCAAAATTGAAGATTCGAAACCAAAGTGTGTTACGTTTCTGTTTCCAAAAATGGCAAAAACAAAACCAAGTGAAGCGACGTGGTTTTCGTTTATTGTTTATAAATCCAAATCGCATCGCAATGCCGTGAACAAAAAAGTGATGGCATATTTTGAAAAAAAATACGGCAAAGACCATATGCAAATGCCCTTCGACATGAAGCGTTTTACTTACGCTGGCTTTAAAGTTGAAGTGGGGATATAGCGAACGCGTTTCAAAAGAGTGCAGAAAATTATTGTACTTGTTAGTTTGGAGATGAGGAGGAAACAATGTTGAAATCAAATACGGTCTATTTACATCGCGTTTTACGTGCGCCGGTTGAAAAAGTGTATCGCGCTTTTTTGGAGCCGGATGCACTTACTCGCTGGATTCCGCCATTTGGGTACACCGCAAAGGTGCATGTGCTTGATGCGCGCGTGGGTGGTGGGTTCAAAATGTCGTTCACCAACTTTGGCACCGAAAAAAGTCATTCGTTTGGAGGAAAGTACCTCGAGCTAATTCCGAATGAGTTGATCAAACACACCGATGTCTTCGACGACCCGAATTTACCTGGAGAAATGCAGGTAACCATCACCTTTAAAAAAGTGCTCTGTGGCACCGAGCTAAAAATTGTTCAAGAGGGCGTACCCGATGTCATCCCACTTGAAATGTGCTACCTCGGCTGGCAAGAATCCCTCACCATGCTGGCCCATCTGGTGGAGCCAGAAATTTTGGATGAGATGTAAAAACAACCTCGATGCATGTCTTCATTTAAAAATTGTCTCTTCACCATTAGTTGTGTAGCAAATAAAAACATATGCACATTTCATTTCCGCAATTAACCTGGCTTTTCTATTTGATTTTGGCTTTTGTTTTTTTGCCCGGCATTTTTTATGTTCGCTATCATCGCCTGCCTTTTGTAGTTCCGCTCATTCCAAAAAACAAATATGACATAGTCGAATATCTTTACGCGCACTTGCATCTTTTATTTACGATTTTTATTTTCATCTGGCCACTCACAACAACATGGCATCCTTTTTTGGGAAGTATACTTTTCTTTTTAGGCTGTGCACTGCAAGTATGGTCTGTTATTAGCTTTGGCGCCAGTTGGAGAATTGGGCAAGACAGAAATGACACCGATTGCGAATTCGTGTGCAAAGGTCCGTTCCGTATTATGAGCCATCCCATTTACGTAAGCCTTGTATTCATTGCGTTTGGTCAAGCTATGCTCATGGGCATTGAGTGGCGTTCGGCAATACTTGTACTTGGAACACTGGCTTATATTTTTGTGCAAGCAAATGCTGAAACGAAGTATTGGAAGCGAAAGCAGAAGTAAAAACTTCCTCCGTTATTTTCTTCCTCCTTATTTAAAGACCATAAAATATCTTTTACTTATGCATTTTCAACACACGTTATTTTTCCTTGTTTTCCCCATACCTAAATCAGGGTTTCTCTGATTGTAGATTTTTTTCATTTGCTTATGAGAAACATGAACGCAACCCAATCAAAAGGAGCCCGCCATGGAATCACTTCAAGAAGTTTTTATTCATGAATTAAAAGATATGCTGCACGCGGAAAAGCAATTGGTGAAGGCTTTGCCCAAGATGGCGAAAGCTGCAGACAACGAACAATTACGAAAAGCCTTTCAGAGTCATCTTTCTGAAACCAAAAACCACGTCACGCGACTAGAAAAAGTCTTCAAGCTGTTTGACAAATCTGCCAAAGGAAAAAACTGCAAAGGCATGCACGGAATAGTAAGCGAAGGTGAAGAACTTATTTCAGATGAAGATAAAGGCGTAGCTCGCGACACCTCGTTAATTTGTGGAGCGCAAAAAGCTGAGCATTATGAAATTGCCACCTATGGAAACTTGTGCACCTGGGCAAAGCAACTTGGAAATCATGAAGCCCTCAAACTGCTGAAAGAAAATATGCACGAAGAAAAATTGGCCGATGAAAAACTTACTCAAATTGCCAAAGATATGATTTCGGAGCTTTCTCATAATGATGGCGGCTATCTGAGTTCGTAGTGAAACTTTTCTGATGAGAATCAGCTCAGTTTTTGATTATTGTCAGAGAGTTTTATTTTTTAAAACGATACATGTGATTGGCGTTAGGTTGTTTCTGTTCTTTCACAATTCAACAAACTTTAAGTCTCACTTTTAGATCGAAAGGTTTAAAAGGTAAATTGAGTCTGCAAGCAGCTGATGGCTATCCTTATTGCTAGCCACAGGTACAAACGTCACATCTGCTCAATGGGCGCGGCATCGTAGAAATACGAATAGACGGAAAAAGAAAAGGAACCTGGCCCCAAACCAAGTTCTGGGGACTTTTTCCGGGAACTTGCAGAGGGCTTCGGGAAAAGGGATGGTGAGGTTCCGACACAAAGGACTCACAATCGAACAATTGTTTTCATTTGCATTATCAACCGAGTGATCAATCGGCGTAAGTGAAAAAAGAGTTACGGTCCTTTTTCAAGATGCAGGATAACCCTTAAGGAAACGCAACAGCTTTCTGGGTACCTTCTTCGCGTTAGAGCAAAGTCGATAGACTTGGCATAGCATCTTTGACGCCTAAGTTTTACAAAACAAAAACTTCGAAAAGCGACAGAGAGCCTCACTCTGAAAAAAAAACAGGCCATCATTCTCACCCTTAATTGCAAGGTCTCATCCAAAGCATCTGCCTTTAGGTGGGTTACTTCGATGGGATCGAGTAGTTATCGCACTATGATGATTACGCCATTAGGTTTCAATTTTAGCAGTCAGATGCAAACATCTGAAAAAAGCAGACTCCCTCATGGAATGTTGCACAAAGGTAATGAGACTTCTGTTTACACTTTACCACCTCTGTTATTGGAAACAATTTTATGTGATGAAGTGAAAAGTCTGTGAGAGGTCCGGCCGCTCTGCATTTGCAGGGTGGCCGGATTTTTTTGATCAAGAGATTATCGATAATAGCTTTCGCGCGAACGCGCACCCTTTGACAAAAGCACTTGCCACACTTGAAGCGAACGTGCTCTGAAAGCACCCTCGGAAGTAAGCAAATAATATTTCC
It encodes:
- a CDS encoding MarC family transcriptional regulator, with amino-acid sequence MPTITLDEILKNFILLWVVIDPIGTIPVFIEFTKKHADQDTVKIAFQACSYALMILSFFLIAGQFIFESMAIPLAAFQTAGGIILFIFALSMIFGEGKPGREVSLMKSGRETALYPIAMPSLASPGAIVAVMLLTDNHRFSALHQSVTLGIVALVLLLTFLLILVKYIYRIIGDSGASVLSRIMGLILAAIAVNFVLEGVKSYFFI
- a CDS encoding hemolysin, encoding MSELIAMLLCIVANGFLALAEMAFVAVGKRHLKELSRTGNANARRLLELRDKPERTLSVLQIGITLFGAVAAATGGVGMEEAVSPYLENELGLSERIAEVVGIALLVVPFTYLSVVAGELVPKTLALRNPLRVALASAKWLVLADKIFMPAVNILEWSTKKLLCVIAPRSKTETSESAENVLDIDYLSPLHRQYVFNLVNIENKRIRDIYSPLKNVVSASINDSTEQIRLLFIESAYTRFPVFKNGEVKGILHSKEFMALQASGRADWRELLRPVLVVKPKESLLKVLRMIQDGKTQMVIVQEKNEVLGIVTLEDIIEEIIGEIFDEDEEGAVKHVLSTKASLRRPNDNN
- a CDS encoding RNA signal recognition particle, with product MKITKGKYVDGFVLSVPKKNTAQYKKMAREAKEVWMKFGALDYKECKIEDSKPKCVTFLFPKMAKTKPSEATWFSFIVYKSKSHRNAVNKKVMAYFEKKYGKDHMQMPFDMKRFTYAGFKVEVGI
- a CDS encoding polyketide cyclase → MKSNTVYLHRVLRAPVEKVYRAFLEPDALTRWIPPFGYTAKVHVLDARVGGGFKMSFTNFGTEKSHSFGGKYLELIPNELIKHTDVFDDPNLPGEMQVTITFKKVLCGTELKIVQEGVPDVIPLEMCYLGWQESLTMLAHLVEPEILDEM